Genomic DNA from Pseudomonas fitomaticsae:
TGGAGATTTCCCTTGAGGACCTGCAACGCGACCTCGACCGTCGCAAGCCGGGCACCAGCCGCCACACCACCCAGCGCCAGGAGGCCGACGAAGTCGAAATCCTCTCCGGCGTGTTCGAGGGCCGCACCACCGGCTGCTCCATCGGCCTGCTGATCCGCAACACCGACCAGAAGTCCAAGGACTACTCGGCGATCAAGGACCTGTTCCGCCCGGCCCACGCCGACTACACCTACCACCACAAATACGGCGAGCGCGATTATCGCGGCGGCGGTCGCAGCTCCGCGCGGGAAACCGCCATGCGCGTCGCGGCCGGCGCCATCGCCAAGAAATACCTGGCCAGCCAGGGCATCGTCATTCGTGGCTACATGAGCCAGCTCGGCCCGATCGAAATCCCGTTCAAGACCTGGGAGTCGGTTGAGCAGAACGCTTTCTTCAGTCCGGACCCGGACAAGGTGCCGGAGCTGGAAGCCTACATGGACCAGCTGCGTCGCGATCAGGACTCGGTCGGGGCGAAGATCACCGTGGTTGCCGAAGGCGTGATGCCGGGCCTGGGCGAGCCGATCTTCGACCGTCTCGACGCCGAGCTGGCCCACGCGCTGATGAGCATCAACGCGGTCAAAGGCGTGGAAATCGGCGCCGGTTTCGCCTGCGTTGCCCAGCGCGGCACCGAACACCGTGACGAGCTGACCCCGGAAGGCTTCCTCAGCAACAACGCCGGCGGCATTCTCGGCGGGATCTCCTCGGGTCAGCCGATCGTCGCGCACCTGGCGTTGAAGCCGACTTCGAGCATCACCACCCCGGGCCGTTCGATCGACATCGACGGCAATCAGGTCGAAGTGATCACCAAGGGCCGTCACGATCCGTGCGTCGGCATCCGCGCCACGCCGATTGCCGAGGCGATGATGGCCATCGTGCTGATGGATCACCTGCTGCGTCACCGTGGCCAGAACGCCGATGTGCGCGTGAGCACCCCGGTGCTGGGTCAGCTTTGATGGGTGATCTCAAAGCCGCCGCGGTCTGACCGTGGCGGCGCTCCCGTACTGGCGGCTGTCCAGTTTCTATCTGTTCTATTTCGCCTTGCTCGGTTCGACGGCGCCGTTTCTGGCGCTGTACTTCGATCACCTCGGATTCAGCGCCGCGCGCATCGGCGAGCTGGTGGCGATCCCGATGCTGATGCGCTGCGTGGCGCCGAACATCTGGGGCTGGCTCGGCGATTACACCGGCAGACGCCTGGCCATCGTGCGCTTCGGCGCGGTGTGCACGCTGCTCACGTTCTCATTGATTTTCGTCAGCAAGACCTACGCCTGGCTGGCGATGGTCATGGCCTTGCACGCGTTCTTCTGGCACGCGGTGTTGCCGCAGTTCGAAGTCATCACCCTCGCGCATTTACAGGGCCAGACGTCTCGCTACAGCCAGATCCGCCTCTGGGGCTCGATCGGTTTC
This window encodes:
- the aroC gene encoding chorismate synthase is translated as MSGNTYGKLFTVTTAGESHGPALVAIVDGCPPGLEISLEDLQRDLDRRKPGTSRHTTQRQEADEVEILSGVFEGRTTGCSIGLLIRNTDQKSKDYSAIKDLFRPAHADYTYHHKYGERDYRGGGRSSARETAMRVAAGAIAKKYLASQGIVIRGYMSQLGPIEIPFKTWESVEQNAFFSPDPDKVPELEAYMDQLRRDQDSVGAKITVVAEGVMPGLGEPIFDRLDAELAHALMSINAVKGVEIGAGFACVAQRGTEHRDELTPEGFLSNNAGGILGGISSGQPIVAHLALKPTSSITTPGRSIDIDGNQVEVITKGRHDPCVGIRATPIAEAMMAIVLMDHLLRHRGQNADVRVSTPVLGQL